The nucleotide window GCGGCTGCAGCCAAACACTCATATAACGCTCCATATTCATATGGCCGTTATTGTAGCTCTCCATCAACACACAACATTGATCGTAAGCCCGAGCTGCACCGTCCCAACCTTGTTCCATTAAAAACTGTAGCCACAATTGAGCACAGTCACCGTTAATCAAGGTTTCATCCAAATCAAAGGCGGCAATTAACGGGTAATCCTGACAAGCTTTTTCCAGGACTGACGATACATCGGGCTGCACTAGAGATGTCATATTCAAGCCGCAAATTTGAGGTCGCGCGGATTATGTTTTGGTGTAGACCAAAATGCAAGCTTTAGATCTGCCAACCTCATGGAAGTTATTCAGCTCACCACGGGAGCGAGCTTAATGACCAAATGAATAGCAACCTTGAGTTAGCCAGCAATAGTCGCCAAAGTACCTTCCAAACTCTCGCATTGTGCCAACAGCTCGTCCATTTGTTGATCTGACAACGCCAAAACCTCCAGCGCCGGATCGCTGCGAAGCGTATCTTCATCCGTTGCGTTCGGATCGAGCATATGCCGGGCAAAAGCCACCGAAGCCTGAATAATGGCCACGGGATCATTGCTGCGGTTAATGCTTTCCACACACTCTTGGCGACTGATCGCCTGAGTGACCAACAAGGGCATTTCCCAGCCTTTACAGACTTTCAAGCCCACTTGCTGCTGGTATTCCTCCTCCAGTTGCTCAACCAGGGCTGGCATCAATTCAACACCCATTTTTGCCGCCAGTTTTAACACTGCCTGCAGCACCACCGGGCGGCCAATAGAGTGCAGTAGCGCCGCCAAAAATATGGTGTCTTCACAGCTACCCAGTTGCCGTGAAATGGCTTTGCTCCACAGGGCGGTCGCCAGGGAATGCTTCCAGATCTCGATAGCCCGCCATTCGTAACCGGGTACTTTGAACAGTTTGGCACTGAGCGTGGACGCTAGCGCAATATCGGATATCGTGCGCATGCCCAACCGGGTAATAGCTTGTTGCAACGAATCCAGCTTATTCACTGGAGAATACGCTGCAGAGTTGGCAATGCGCATAGCGTGGCTGGCCAAAGCCTGGTCTCTTTGCAGTAGGCTAGCCAGCTGCTCGCTGGATGACTCAGGGTCCATGGTCAGCTGAACAACCTGATTGGCTACTGCGGGTAGCATTGGCAGTTCCATAGTGCCCTGCTCAATCATTTCTTCAAGGGCTTCGCGTATTGGGTGACTATCCATTTTCATTCAATGTCTCAGTAGTTATTGTCGGGGCAAGGTACCTTGTCTATTATCGGTCGCTGTCCACTTTTATTAACAGAGCAGTTATCCGCAAGGCTGTATTCACCAACAGCCTGCCATTAGGATAGCGAGTTTTAAGAAGCCCCCACCTGAATGAAATCACAGATTCTGTATCGAAAAATCCATCACTGGGGGTCGATTATTGTCGCACTGCCCCTACTGGCCACCATTGGCACTGGCATTTTGCTGATGATTAAAAAGGAAGTGGCCTGGATTCAGCCGCCCACGCAAAAAGGCGAACAGCGGGAACAACTGCCCAGCCAAAGTTTCGAGCAATTGTTTAATGTCGCCAAAGCCATCCCGGAAATGGAGCTGCAACACTGGAGCGAATTGCAGCGAGTGGACGTAAAGCCCGGCAAA belongs to bacterium SCSIO 12696 and includes:
- a CDS encoding HDOD domain-containing protein; the encoded protein is MKMDSHPIREALEEMIEQGTMELPMLPAVANQVVQLTMDPESSSEQLASLLQRDQALASHAMRIANSAAYSPVNKLDSLQQAITRLGMRTISDIALASTLSAKLFKVPGYEWRAIEIWKHSLATALWSKAISRQLGSCEDTIFLAALLHSIGRPVVLQAVLKLAAKMGVELMPALVEQLEEEYQQQVGLKVCKGWEMPLLVTQAISRQECVESINRSNDPVAIIQASVAFARHMLDPNATDEDTLRSDPALEVLALSDQQMDELLAQCESLEGTLATIAG
- a CDS encoding PepSY domain-containing protein; the encoded protein is MKSQILYRKIHHWGSIIVALPLLATIGTGILLMIKKEVAWIQPPTQKGEQREQLPSQSFEQLFNVAKAIPEMELQHWSELQRVDVKPGKGVVKFVAANNWEAQIDTHTGELLLLAKRRSDVIEAIHDGSWFADWAKLGLFLPSGIVLLILWLTGIYLFALMHYKRWQKRKRLAGKAP